From the Stigmatopora argus isolate UIUO_Sarg chromosome 12, RoL_Sarg_1.0, whole genome shotgun sequence genome, the window gcatatatacatacacatacacacacacacgttctaTTTAGAAGATGAGCAGTATCTGCCGTGAtatgaattttctttttcttttttttttgttctgtgaatgagctttttttgtaataactTTCCTTGCCTGGAAACCAGGGCATATGATAACATTTCTTTCTGTGTTTTGTTGTTCCTTCTCCTTCCCCCCCACTTCCCTGTTCAAATTCTAGACTTAACAAGGCTCACATTCAGGAAGAGGAGCAGGGTGGTGATGGTGACAGTGGCACTCAAAAGGGATTCAATCGTCCTCTGCCCcaaacgcccccccccccccccccccctccctctccccTCCCGCCACACTCAAGATTCTTGTCACAGGGTgtgcaaaaagcaaaaaaaaaaacacggttgCCAAGGCTAGCCAGACCTGTCACATTGCATGCTCAGGAATACCGCGTCACGCAAACACGTGGAGGAGACAGCAGCAAGTCGGCTCTcgtcccccccaccccaaatcgtaaaacaaaaacaaaaaaatcaagtggTTGCACAGATCAAGATGGTCTGGGAAGGGAAAGCACGCCACCTGACTGCCACGAGAagcatgatttatttatttttttaatgaatgcatttttaggATGAACTCGTACTGTCTTTTTTCTGCATACTTAACAGcagtatattaaatatttaatggAAGCATTCTGTTTTAAAGATTGCAACTTTCTTGATAAGGGAATGTGCTTCTTTTCCACCGAGGTCACAATATtgtattactaaaaaaaacctaaaaaaaaaaaacaagtgcttCGGCTGAATGCACGTCCTCAGGCCCGCCGCATCCTGCATCAGGGTCAAACTTTGATGAGCCTTTCCCTCCTCAGAGCTTCTCGTCTGGCCAATCGCAAAAAAAGCCTCCCCATTGGGATTATCTCGTCACGCGCCCGCCTAACTTCTATGAAGTTGCCTTCccctttgtcgtttttttcccccgtcaaTCCATTACATTGTGGATTTGGGGGGGGCACGCCGTTCGATGTCCCACAACCGTCACATTCACTGCACGTTGTCATTAATCACAGCGGCGCTGTCACCATCACCACTAGGCTCGTCTCGCACGCCGTGTTCCGTTTACTGCCGACTCCCGACACCGAGCCTGCAGGTCGAGGTGGGCGCAAATTGTTTTTGTGCCCACCCGGATCTTCCTGTGAGCCACCCTCATTCCCCCCAGCCCTCCCTTTGCCCGTAACGGCTCCATTTATCGTTTAGGTACACAGCTCACTTATACATAcgagtatgtatacatacattaataTACTAAAGCACTATTAACGTGCCACCTGTTATTCTACTCGCTCAGCATTTATATTAAATGATCTCTACTTTAGAATCAGCAagaattttattcttttttgtttgttttgtttttggttttgacttgtttttctgtcCACTGGTTGCCAACACAGACTTTATCCTTTCCCAGACGAAGGACTTTCTGTGCGCATTTGAAGTGTGTTCACTTAAATCTTTTTGTGTTCAAACAAAGATAAGACTATGCTTCCGAAGAAGACAAAACAATTCTGTAACTTTGGGTtgggaaaagaaacaaaaaaatatggagaCTTTTTATGGAGctttgtgtgttgtgttgtaGAAAATGTACCCTCGGTTCCCACCTGCTCTCTTTAGTTCCTTCACCTTCAACTTGTGCTGTAATGGATGaaaagacggaaaaaaaacgtaaCCTCGTTCTCAGGAAGTTGATTTAAAAGTTGGCctcaaattctttttttttttttactattcaaGCCCAAATGGTTGGCAAAAGTGAATTCTTAATCACCCTTTTCAAACAATGCAAtaatgccaaaaaaaaagaaattcgaGTTTTTGTTCCTAGAGACGTTCTTGACCTTGatagtttctctttttttggtttCCTGCAATGGAATCCTTATAACCTGTGGGTCTTAGTTGACAGctgtatgttgttttttttgcctcttgGTTGAAAGAGTACACCTGACGGCTTCTCAAAACCCTTTAGTTGGGACGATTGTGCATTTAAGGTTTTAGAAATAGCACGAAATGCTGAATTGATGTTTCTCAGTGGAACGTCTTCTTACTGACCACTCAATGAGATCCAATTAAATACCCCCTcactctcaattttttttttaaacctctgtCACTGTTGCTTTAGGCTCACTTTTTATTCCCTGGCTTTGTGGGCAACAAAATtcataattgctttttttttttttaaatatatatatatcattacctcccttgtaaaataaataaaaacagaataaattttaaaaacatcATATTAAGTTAAGGTACAGGTTTGATTTCAgcgagaaaaaaaggcttttatatgtatattatactCCATTAAGGAATGTTAGACTTATCTTCCTCCAATGTGGATGTAGCCATTACGACGCCATTTTGACTTTGTAAGAGAATTCACTGTGTGAAAATTGGTTTGCATTTTTGTATAATACAAtctgcttttttgtttgtttgtttgatacAAGCAAAAGGTCAAACTGGAAGTGAGGACAACAAAGTGACCTTGTGAAATTTGACACAAAATGTAACTTATGTGCTCCAGTGATTTTGAGTTTAGGGAGAGAAGATTAAATGAGGTTGCTAACTCTTTATGGAATGGTGGTCTCACTTTATTACGAATTTAGCAATTACGCATagactaaatcaggggtgtcagactctgggtggttcgcgggtcgctttaacgtcaactcgatttcacgtgggccattttagatataatatttagattttatttttttataaatggattaaaagaactggattaaaaaaaaccaatattcagttttttaaagatctaaaacaatgtttattttagctttttttaaaatatatgtttggattttacaaaatgatttctgaactaaaaacacagaaaaaatggattataaaattacaattattgatttaaaaagggggaaaatcaggaaatttaatatacatttatactcttcattttaattttatcctaaaacagaaagttggcactcatgatttactttcttgggccacacaaaatgatgcggcctgccagatttggcccccgggccgccactttgacacacgtgcttTAAATAGTATGAATCTATTTTCAAAGCTATTATTTTGGACCAAACTTTATAGTAGATGTAGATAAAAAGTACACACCCCAGGATTGGACATTATgggattttgtttttcataaatACTCAAAGCCACTGAGTCTTGAGTTTGTAATGTTCATTTAAAGTCAAACTAAGCCCACAGCCATTCTTGAATTGATCATTCTAACATTTTTAGTGTGTTATCATGCAATATTGCTATTTTTGGATTGAAGCAGCTTTCACACAACTAAAACTACACCAACAGGTACAAAAACTCCCCCGCGTAGTTGCATTAAATAGCCATTTCCACACCCACGCACATATTTCGAGCTCAACCTCCACCAAAGTCTGAGTCCTGCCTACACCACAGACTCATTTCAAGTCGGACATTTGACAAGggatattttgtttgttttgtatatTGGAAGATATTTACTATATAGTACTGGAAGTGTTAGTATgcctagtattttttttgtttttttctgacatCTTTTTCTATTGTCATGGAGAGCTCAACAcaacaaaaggcaaaaaaacagCTCGCTAATTTTAGGTAAGCACTCAGTTCAATAAAATATTCCCtatttgaataagaatgtcatCTTGATAACTAATAACGACAATGCTTTTTTAAGGTATCTTTAAAGATAATTTATGATTTATCGCATGATGttcaaattgtgtatttttacatCTCAGAAGtttatagtatatgtatatttatttacaacaaTGTTTTGCAACTGAAATATTCATTTCTAAATAGTAAGTGTTATacttaaatgtttaaattgagaatgaaatatttcatttaaagcTAAATActacaatgaacaaaaacagaagACAAAGATAAAAGCCTGGTGTTAATACAAGTACCTTTTTAATTCCCAACTTTTCCCAACAAaagcatttgaaaatgtaacTTAGTAAATTAAATCCAAGACAAATTCAATACTTGTGTAAACGgatgttcatttaaaaagaaactaaGCCCACAGCCATTCTTGAATTGATCATTCTAACATTTTAGTGTGTTATCATCATGCAATATTGCTATTTTTGGATTGAAACAGCTTTCCCacaaatttgttttattatatatttttcctgACAATCATTTTCCCTTATGTTTTCACAGATACCTAATACCAAGATTTACTGATCTACATTTAAATGTCCTTTTAGGGCCTTCATATAGTACTACATAAATTGgagtcaaaatagatttgacATTATTTCTCATTCTGGTGTGTATACTGAATATATACTCATTAAACTTATTGACCCGCCCAATTTCTATGCAACATTAAAACTACACTAAcaggtccaaaaaaaaaaaaaaatcgacttgCAGAGTAGTTTCAATAAGAAAACTAAATGCATTTAGTAGTTACTTTTCACCCTTGATTAAGTTCTTGTACACCCTCTTGTGTTTTGAATACCTCTACCTGGTATGCCACATTGCAGGTTTGGCTGCCGCCGAGGTTTGCTGTCTCTTTGCTTCATGCTGCTGCTCCTGTTAGTCGGGGGAATCCTGAAATTTTGGAATCCTCCTCAAGCTGACTGTGCAGAAAAGCCGCTCCAATTTACCCAATTTGCCCAATTTACTCCCCTCAAGAAGGAGGAGTTCACCCTCATCATCCAAACGTTCAAGCGAGATAATATTCTCCTGAAAGTCCTCAAACGTTGCCTGGCCGTGCCTCATCTTCAGAAGATCCTCATAGTGTGGAATAATGTCGGCAATCCGCCTTCCCAGAAATTTCGGGACTCCTTGGGCCCTCATGATATTCCCATTATCTTTTTGGAGCAAAAGATCAACGATCTCCAAAACAGGCTACAGCCTTTTTCTGAAATTAACACCGATGGTGAGCTTTCGTCTCGATACTGCTGACATTCAATGTTTACACCtcagggtggaaaaaaaaaatgcatttttcataCTGTATTTTGAATATGTCATTTTTCTGTGACTGCAATGTAAGGTGAAATCCAAAAGCCTTTCCTGAAATAAGCAAAATAATAACCATAACTTGACATCTTTGCTCTCTGTTCTTCTCTTTTTCAGCCGTGTTGATGTTGGATGATGATGTTCTTCTCTCTGTTTCTGACATCAATTTTGCATTCAATATTTGGAAGGTAAACCGTCCACATTTAAGTTGCAACTCATTGAAGATgtcatttgtgtgtatgtaaatCGATTCAGATTTTACTCTGGTCTTTCAATGTGTTTGTTCCACAGCAAGCGCCAGACCAAATTGTTGGATTTGTGCCCCGGACACATGTCGAGACCACTCCGGGGGTGTACAACTATGATGGGAACGGGctctccaatttaaaaaaagaagtagatAGGTAAGATGACAAATAGATTACAGTGACTCTATATGTAGGAGTCAAATTGTTTTGAATGTACTTGGCTGACAAAAGCTATTCTTATTCTGATTAAAACTGTGTCCTATTTTGCATTATAATAATAaccggacataggctttgtcatcatcaatggctcgacaaaagcctaattgtcataaTACCAAGGaactgtgtatgacgaaattggcaCCAATCACAGTTTATAACAATTGGAAAACACTCACAGAAACGAGTTGAActtgtatcttaaggtatttTTGGCTTGTGTGTGGTGTGATCTCTTTAATTTCTAGTCTTTCAACAAACGTATTTTTCCATTGTCTCGTTGAGATATTCCATGGTGTTGATCGGCGCTGCATTCTTCCACCATCGCTACCTGAAGCTGTACCAGGAGCAGCCGGAAGAGGTGCACAGTCTGGTGGACTCCATCAAGAACTGCGAGGACATTGCCATGAATTTCGTGGTGGCGTCGTACCTGCGTCAACACTGGCCTGGCAGCAGGCCTGCGGGCGTTTTTGCCAAACCAGTGGAGATGGGCAACCTGGAAATGGAAGCCAACGGCGATTTCAAGGGCTTGTGGCACCGTCAGGACCACTTCGCGCAGAGGTCCCATTGTCTCACCCAGTTGGCCCAGATTTATGGCGGCATGCCTTTGCAGTTTTCCAACATCATGATGACTCACTTTTCTTAAAAAGGTTAAGACTGTGGAAATGCTTTCTGCGTAGATAAAAATCTTTCATTTCAATCATTCCATTGAAAAACTTATTCCGAACAGTATCATTTGTAATCTAACTTTGTTTGAATCTTCAACCTAATAAAATATTACGATATACTCAAATTCGCATTGATAAATTGAATTTCAGTTTTGCACTGACGCATACATTACATTAGAAAAAACAGTCATTTGCACTCTACACAGAGAAGAAGATATAAAGTGTAGTCAAAAAACCCCGATAAGAAACAGGAATCCAACCAAGCCGGAATTCCCCTTCTGCATTAACAGGTTTGATTAGAACAAGATTGCGTGACATACAAAGTCTATGACAAGGATGCAGGGCTGTGACGCGGATGAAGGCTATGACACGTATTGAAGGCTATGACACGTATTGAAGGCTACGACACgtattgaaggctgtgacacgtaTTGAAACAGTCTTTTTGGTtactcaagattatttcacacgCTGGTTTACATTTAGACAATTTATGAAAGTAGGATTAGTATATGTTAGtcgtaatatttttttttgcatcaaaaCCACCCtgacaagaataaaaaaaaaaatccaaggagTTAGTTCAGTAACCGGATCAGGGGATTTAGCAATTTTAATGCACCTccacccaatgttccctctaagatgcgcgcgtgcgcaattgcgcactactctcgatGGCgctcacaaaataaaatccaaacttttttttcctcctctttcctcatgatgttcatgcggcagccagtggctgtagctctgtccgctcttatgtttttcgtgttttacagcccttctatctttttttaattacatttttatatttcttaatacattcctttttactttactgtgcaaataggaGAACAAGCGGCGAAATCAGGTTGAGAATTATCAAAATCTGCTGTGtttgtggttgtgtgcgtgcgtgtgtgtctagtatgtgtgatcgtttgtcttcaacctacacaatggactataaatggaaattagctctcggctacaatcttacatatatatgttcattaacatgaatataaatatattcattaatatgtgctatcccctattaaataaatcaaagcaaaatcatggaaaaatattgcatataaatggaaacttgactatctcaagtgacacgttcagcagaaaagtcatttgaacgagaatga encodes:
- the LOC144085923 gene encoding exostosin-like 2, whose translation is MESSTQQKAKKQLANFRFGCRRGLLSLCFMLLLLLVGGILKFWNPPQADCAEKPLQFTQFAQFTPLKKEEFTLIIQTFKRDNILLKVLKRCLAVPHLQKILIVWNNVGNPPSQKFRDSLGPHDIPIIFLEQKINDLQNRLQPFSEINTDAVLMLDDDVLLSVSDINFAFNIWKQAPDQIVGFVPRTHVETTPGVYNYDGNGLSNLKKEVDRYSMVLIGAAFFHHRYLKLYQEQPEEVHSLVDSIKNCEDIAMNFVVASYLRQHWPGSRPAGVFAKPVEMGNLEMEANGDFKGLWHRQDHFAQRSHCLTQLAQIYGGMPLQFSNIMMTHFS